In one Sporomusa sphaeroides DSM 2875 genomic region, the following are encoded:
- a CDS encoding glucose-6-phosphate isomerase, with translation MERTHLVLSSGFTFDYTNLYGQGLVTQTDVAAIGERLMAAHQAMEHMRSTGEIRGHLSKDGAPEKVLFSQLPYVQADHLNSPASIARLKEFGQSLRNKVDAVVSFGIGGSYLGNKVLFDVHCGEFWNSRGAEERQGYPRLYFSGNNIDPRRTVELIEQIKYEARLKAVHAGPHDGAYRAQLVVISKSGSTLDTMSTFMAVYDALRRETPAVEVQVVAVTDLAEGAGETLLHKLAAEQGWPMFSVPDGVGGRFSIFSEVGLVTAACIGFDIDAFLAGARAMDEACRQEDIWRNPAMLNAALKYLAAEKYGQDIEVFMPYADNLKSVAEWYVQLLAESLGKRTDRAGREVFYGRTPIVAVGTTDMHAQTQQHQDGRKDKVVQFVKVAAWENDPVIPDVFPSAGKLSEISGLRLSQALDAAREANAAALRSDGRFNATFVLPEMTAYHLGELLYLLALSVAYEGELADVDAFDQPGVEAYKRLLGPMLKQHSP, from the coding sequence GTGGAAAGAACACATCTGGTTTTATCGTCAGGCTTTACTTTTGATTATACGAATCTTTACGGTCAGGGTCTGGTGACGCAGACCGATGTGGCTGCTATCGGCGAACGCCTTATGGCGGCTCATCAGGCCATGGAACATATGCGTTCTACCGGCGAAATACGCGGTCATTTATCCAAAGACGGTGCACCGGAGAAGGTGCTGTTCAGCCAGCTGCCTTATGTGCAGGCAGACCATCTGAATAGTCCGGCCTCTATTGCCAGGCTTAAGGAGTTCGGACAATCGCTGAGAAACAAGGTGGATGCGGTCGTCTCTTTTGGCATCGGCGGGTCTTATCTGGGCAACAAGGTACTGTTTGATGTTCACTGCGGCGAGTTCTGGAATAGCAGGGGGGCTGAAGAACGGCAAGGATATCCCCGGCTGTACTTCAGCGGCAATAATATTGATCCGCGCCGGACGGTGGAGCTTATTGAGCAGATTAAGTATGAGGCCAGGCTCAAGGCGGTGCACGCCGGGCCGCACGACGGGGCTTACCGTGCCCAGCTTGTCGTTATCTCGAAATCCGGTTCCACCCTTGATACTATGTCTACCTTTATGGCAGTCTATGATGCGCTGCGCCGGGAAACGCCGGCCGTCGAGGTGCAGGTGGTGGCTGTTACCGACCTGGCGGAGGGGGCCGGTGAAACCCTGCTGCACAAGCTGGCCGCAGAGCAGGGGTGGCCGATGTTCTCTGTGCCTGACGGTGTGGGCGGACGGTTCAGTATTTTTTCAGAAGTGGGGCTGGTTACGGCTGCCTGTATCGGCTTTGATATTGATGCCTTTCTAGCCGGGGCACGGGCAATGGACGAAGCCTGCAGGCAGGAGGATATCTGGCGCAATCCGGCTATGCTTAATGCGGCGCTTAAGTATCTGGCTGCCGAAAAGTATGGGCAGGATATTGAGGTATTTATGCCCTACGCCGATAATCTTAAGTCTGTTGCCGAATGGTATGTGCAGCTTCTGGCCGAATCGCTGGGCAAGCGGACCGACCGTGCGGGCCGTGAAGTATTCTATGGCCGGACGCCTATCGTGGCTGTAGGCACAACCGATATGCATGCGCAAACACAACAGCATCAGGATGGCAGGAAAGATAAAGTGGTGCAGTTTGTCAAAGTAGCTGCCTGGGAGAATGACCCGGTGATACCGGATGTTTTCCCGTCGGCCGGCAAGTTGTCCGAGATTTCCGGCTTGCGGCTCAGTCAGGCGCTTGACGCCGCCCGGGAGGCCAATGCTGCTGCCCTCCGGAGTGACGGCCGGTTTAATGCTACGTTTGTGCTGCCTGAAATGACGGCATATCATTTGGGTGAATTGCTGTACCTGTTAGCGTTATCGGTGGCTTATGAAGGTGAACTGGCTGATGTGGATGCTTTTGACCAGCCTGGAGTTGAGGCGTATAAACGCCTGCTAGGGCCTATGCTTAAACAACATTCTCCCTGA
- the galU gene encoding UTP--glucose-1-phosphate uridylyltransferase GalU — MPKNHKTIKKAIIPAAGLGTRFLPATKAQPKEMLPIVDKPAIQFIIEEAIQSGIEEILIITGRNKRAIEDHFDRAVELELTLKAQGKYDLLGLVEELSEVTLHYIRQKEAKGLGHAVLCAKQFVGNEPFAVLLGDDIIDANVPCLRQLIDAYEDFGGSILGVQEVPREKVSSYGIVEPEPVKDNVWRAVDLVEKPSVEEAPSRLAVLGRYIIEPEIFYLLEDTPPGRGGEIQLTDALRRLAAFKPVYAYNFEGRRYDIGDKQGYLEATVEYALKRPDLRDKFLRYLLRTVGPLGTDYAATEAEMED, encoded by the coding sequence ATGCCAAAAAATCATAAAACAATAAAGAAGGCCATTATTCCGGCGGCTGGCCTTGGGACCCGGTTTTTGCCGGCCACCAAGGCGCAGCCGAAGGAGATGCTGCCGATTGTGGATAAACCGGCTATTCAGTTTATTATTGAAGAAGCCATTCAGTCGGGAATTGAGGAAATTCTCATTATCACCGGGCGAAATAAGCGGGCCATTGAGGATCATTTTGACCGGGCAGTTGAGCTGGAGCTTACCTTAAAAGCACAGGGTAAATATGACCTGCTGGGCCTGGTGGAAGAGTTGTCAGAGGTAACGCTCCACTATATACGGCAAAAGGAAGCCAAGGGGCTGGGGCATGCCGTGTTATGTGCCAAGCAATTTGTCGGCAATGAACCGTTTGCCGTGCTGCTGGGTGATGATATTATCGATGCCAATGTACCTTGTTTGCGGCAGTTGATAGATGCCTATGAGGATTTCGGGGGCAGTATTCTTGGCGTACAGGAAGTGCCCAGGGAAAAGGTGTCAAGCTATGGCATTGTAGAGCCTGAGCCGGTGAAAGATAATGTTTGGCGGGCGGTTGATTTAGTGGAAAAGCCGTCAGTGGAGGAAGCGCCTTCCCGGCTTGCCGTGCTGGGCCGTTATATTATTGAGCCGGAGATTTTTTATCTATTGGAAGATACGCCGCCAGGCCGGGGTGGTGAGATACAACTGACAGATGCGTTGCGCCGGCTGGCTGCTTTTAAACCGGTGTATGCCTATAATTTTGAGGGGCGGCGCTATGATATCGGCGATAAGCAGGGGTATCTTGAGGCCACCGTGGAGTATGCCCTGAAGCGTCCTGATCTTAGGGATAAGTTTCTGCGGTATTTGCTGAGGACTGTGGGGCCGCTGGGGACAGACTATGCTGCGACGGAGGCGGAGATGGAAGACTGA
- a CDS encoding phosphomannomutase → MEIKRDAFKAYDIRGKVPEELNEEMAYRIGRAFVDIFKAKKVVVGNDIRLSGPAFKSAVIKGLTEVGCDVVDIGMCGTEQIYFATAHLKLDGGIMITASHNPKDYNGMKLVRSESRPISSDSGLKEIEEQVVTGEFAPVRDITPGTVTHVNIMRDYVAHLLTYVDRTALAPLKVVVNAGNGAAGAVIDAMESELPFTFIKVNHNPDGTFPNGVPNPLLLENREATAQVVREHGADIGIAWDGDFDRCFLFDEKGEFIEGYYLVGFLAQAFLRRYSGAKIIYDPRLTWNTIEIVEKAGGVPVLSKSGHAFIKERMRKEDAVYGGEMSAHHYFKEFSYCDSGMIPWLLVLEILCREGKPLSELMRERVACYPVSGEINSTVADAKAVIQKIEEKYAPGALKLDRVDGLSIEYENWRFNVRMSNTEPVLRLNVESRCDVRLMEEKTAELLSLIHA, encoded by the coding sequence ATGGAAATTAAACGTGATGCATTTAAAGCGTATGATATTCGGGGCAAGGTTCCGGAAGAGTTGAACGAAGAGATGGCATATCGCATTGGTCGCGCCTTTGTTGATATTTTTAAGGCTAAAAAGGTGGTTGTCGGCAATGATATCCGCTTGTCAGGGCCTGCGTTTAAAAGCGCCGTGATCAAAGGTCTTACGGAAGTTGGCTGTGATGTTGTGGATATTGGCATGTGCGGTACGGAGCAGATTTATTTTGCCACCGCTCATTTGAAACTGGATGGTGGCATTATGATTACGGCCAGCCATAATCCGAAAGACTACAATGGCATGAAGCTGGTGCGGTCAGAGTCCAGACCCATTAGCAGTGACAGCGGTCTTAAGGAAATCGAGGAACAGGTGGTTACCGGTGAGTTTGCTCCTGTCAGGGATATCACTCCCGGTACCGTCACGCATGTGAATATTATGCGGGACTATGTCGCCCATTTACTTACCTATGTGGACAGGACCGCCCTGGCACCGCTGAAGGTGGTGGTTAATGCCGGCAATGGCGCTGCCGGCGCGGTCATTGATGCGATGGAGTCTGAACTGCCGTTTACTTTTATCAAGGTAAATCACAACCCTGACGGCACGTTTCCCAATGGGGTGCCTAATCCTTTGCTGCTGGAAAACCGGGAGGCAACCGCTCAGGTTGTCCGTGAACACGGGGCCGATATTGGTATCGCCTGGGATGGGGATTTTGACCGGTGCTTCCTGTTTGATGAAAAAGGAGAATTTATTGAAGGCTATTATCTTGTCGGCTTTTTGGCCCAGGCTTTTCTCCGGCGCTATTCCGGGGCCAAGATTATCTATGACCCGCGTCTGACCTGGAATACCATCGAAATAGTGGAGAAGGCGGGCGGTGTGCCGGTGCTGTCCAAGAGCGGTCATGCGTTTATCAAAGAACGGATGCGCAAGGAAGATGCCGTGTATGGCGGGGAAATGTCGGCCCACCATTATTTTAAAGAGTTTTCTTATTGTGACAGTGGCATGATTCCCTGGCTGCTGGTGCTGGAGATTCTTTGCCGTGAAGGCAAGCCGTTATCAGAGCTTATGCGGGAAAGAGTGGCCTGCTATCCGGTTAGCGGCGAAATTAACAGCACGGTGGCCGATGCTAAGGCTGTCATCCAAAAGATTGAGGAAAAATATGCGCCAGGGGCACTGAAGCTGGACCGGGTCGACGGTCTGAGCATTGAGTATGAAAATTGGCGGTTCAATGTCCGGATGTCGAATACGGAGCCGGTATTGCGCCTGAATGTGGAATCCCGGTGCGATGTCAGGCTAATGGAAGAAAAGACGGCAGAATTGCTGTCGCTGATACATGCCTAG
- a CDS encoding mannose-1-phosphate guanylyltransferase/mannose-6-phosphate isomerase codes for MKLIILAGGGGTRLFPLSRTCLPKQFLKLGDSDSLLTQTVKRFLPLLKPADIVVVTNKEYIHHVKTELAACGASGAHILLEPVARNTAPAIALAAKFCEAELGTAAGEVLFVTPADHIIQPVDIFIKNIRQAVDLAAQEKVVTLGIKPDKPETGYGYIQTGGAFGLGYRVDSFREKPDKATAESYLAAGNYYWNSGMFAFTAGCLMEELCEHAPEIYQLMSAPLPEVLDHFADMPGISIDYAVAEKSARVVMAPLTAYWNDIGSWDAIYDVLEKDHSGNALKGDCLPIDCANTLMLGKSRLIAGIGLEDVLVVETDDVIVVAKRGESQKVKDVVTELRERGRREVDEHTTMYRPWGSYTVLGEGIGYKMKKIVVMPGQQLSLQLHYHRSEHWIVIGGTAKVTIGEQEQMVHVNESVYIPPSTKHRLVNPGRLPLEIIEVQNGSYLEEDDIVRFDDVYGRT; via the coding sequence ATGAAACTTATCATTCTTGCCGGCGGCGGTGGTACGCGCCTGTTTCCCTTATCCCGTACCTGCCTGCCTAAGCAGTTTTTAAAACTGGGTGACTCTGATTCACTCTTAACGCAAACAGTAAAGCGTTTTCTGCCTTTGCTCAAACCAGCTGACATTGTTGTCGTAACCAATAAGGAATATATTCACCATGTCAAGACCGAACTGGCGGCCTGTGGCGCAAGCGGTGCCCACATACTGCTTGAGCCTGTTGCCCGCAATACGGCACCGGCAATCGCGCTGGCGGCAAAGTTTTGCGAGGCTGAACTGGGGACTGCTGCCGGTGAGGTGTTATTCGTTACTCCGGCCGACCATATTATCCAGCCTGTCGATATTTTCATTAAAAATATACGGCAGGCCGTTGACCTGGCAGCGCAGGAAAAGGTGGTTACCCTGGGGATTAAACCGGATAAACCTGAGACAGGCTACGGTTATATTCAGACAGGCGGAGCTTTTGGCTTAGGCTATCGGGTAGATTCTTTCCGGGAAAAGCCAGATAAAGCGACGGCTGAGAGCTATCTTGCTGCAGGCAATTATTATTGGAACTCCGGGATGTTCGCCTTTACTGCAGGGTGCCTTATGGAGGAACTGTGTGAACATGCCCCGGAAATCTATCAACTGATGTCGGCACCGTTGCCGGAAGTCCTTGACCATTTTGCGGACATGCCTGGTATCTCGATTGACTATGCGGTAGCTGAAAAGTCGGCGCGGGTGGTTATGGCGCCGCTTACCGCTTACTGGAATGACATTGGTTCCTGGGACGCCATTTATGATGTGCTGGAAAAAGATCACTCCGGCAATGCACTCAAAGGCGATTGCCTGCCCATTGACTGCGCCAATACACTGATGCTGGGCAAGAGCCGACTGATTGCCGGCATTGGCCTGGAAGATGTGCTGGTGGTGGAAACCGATGATGTTATTGTTGTCGCCAAGCGCGGCGAGTCGCAGAAGGTCAAGGATGTGGTTACTGAATTGAGGGAGCGCGGACGGCGCGAAGTGGATGAGCATACCACCATGTACCGGCCTTGGGGCAGTTACACGGTACTGGGTGAAGGCATCGGCTACAAAATGAAAAAGATTGTTGTTATGCCTGGTCAGCAGCTCAGTCTGCAATTGCACTATCATCGCAGCGAACACTGGATTGTTATCGGTGGTACGGCCAAGGTTACCATCGGTGAGCAGGAGCAGATGGTGCATGTCAATGAAAGTGTATATATTCCGCCTTCTACTAAGCATCGCTTGGTGAATCCCGGCAGGCTGCCGCTGGAGATTATTGAGGTGCAAAACGGCAGTTATCTTGAGGAAGATGATATTGTACGGTTTGACGATGTGTACGGGCGGACATAA
- a CDS encoding GDP-mannose 4,6-dehydratase — MKADYEPLDRAKTYLITGAAGFIGYFLAKKLLEQGCRVIGIDNINDYYDVKLKYARLEQLTPFEKFIFIKENIADKSVIMQTFAAYKPDIVVNLAAQAGVRYSIENPDAYMQSNVIGFYNILEACRFNPVKHLVYASSSSVYGANKKVPFSEADFVDNPVSLYAATKKSNELMAYTYSHLYQIPATGLRFFTVYGPMGRPDMAYFGFTQKYFAGEPIRIFNNGDLANDLYRDFTYIDDIVEGIERLLANPPSGGTTSLHRVFNIGNNRPEKLMVFIATLEKCLSKATGREIVFDKIFEPIKPGDVPATYASTDLLQQAVGFKPETTIEDGLQQFVDWYCKYYNLDKG, encoded by the coding sequence ATGAAAGCAGATTATGAACCTTTGGATAGAGCTAAAACCTACCTCATTACCGGTGCAGCAGGGTTTATCGGATACTTCTTGGCTAAAAAACTGCTGGAACAAGGTTGCCGTGTGATTGGTATTGATAATATAAATGATTATTATGATGTTAAGCTTAAGTACGCTCGCTTAGAGCAACTTACTCCCTTTGAAAAGTTTATCTTCATCAAGGAAAATATTGCTGATAAGTCTGTAATTATGCAGACTTTTGCAGCGTACAAGCCCGATATTGTAGTCAATCTCGCAGCCCAGGCCGGTGTGCGTTATTCTATTGAGAACCCGGATGCTTATATGCAAAGCAATGTCATCGGGTTTTATAATATCCTTGAAGCTTGCAGGTTTAATCCGGTAAAGCACCTGGTCTATGCATCTTCGAGTTCTGTTTATGGTGCAAATAAGAAGGTGCCATTTTCTGAAGCTGATTTTGTGGACAATCCTGTGTCACTTTATGCGGCTACGAAAAAATCGAACGAGTTAATGGCATATACATACAGTCATCTTTATCAGATTCCGGCTACCGGGCTACGATTCTTCACCGTGTACGGTCCAATGGGGCGTCCTGATATGGCGTATTTTGGTTTTACGCAAAAATATTTTGCCGGTGAACCAATTAGGATATTCAATAATGGTGATCTGGCAAACGATCTTTATCGGGATTTTACCTATATTGATGATATTGTCGAAGGGATTGAACGGCTTTTGGCTAACCCTCCCAGTGGCGGTACTACTTCGCTGCACCGGGTTTTCAATATCGGCAACAATCGTCCTGAGAAGCTGATGGTATTTATTGCAACGCTGGAGAAATGTTTAAGCAAGGCTACAGGCAGAGAGATAGTCTTTGATAAGATATTTGAGCCTATTAAGCCAGGCGACGTGCCTGCTACCTACGCCTCTACCGACTTATTGCAGCAAGCTGTGGGATTTAAGCCGGAAACAACGATTGAAGACGGCTTACAGCAGTTTGTCGATTGGTACTGTAAGTATTATAATTTGGACAAAGGCTAA
- a CDS encoding UDP-glucose dehydrogenase family protein, with amino-acid sequence MYKIAVAGTGYVGLVAGVCFAEVGHQVTCVDIDEHKVEIMKRGLSPIYEAGLEELMQKNYAAGRLHYTCDYAAAYREADAIFIGVGTPEQPDGSADLSYIATVARQIAENVDKDCLVVVKSTVPVGTNDKVEQFIRDFLVNDVKIEVASNPEFLAQGTAVYDTMQAARIIIGTESKWAEAMLMKIYEPFQLPIVSVSRRSAEMIKYASNDFLALKISYMNDIANLCELVGANVQDVAKGMSYDERIGNKFLNAGIGYGGSCFPKDTKALEYLARQNGYELKTVKAAIDVNTAQKTILFKKASQRLITFNGLKVAILGLTFKPGTDDLREAPSLENVPLLLSQGADIWAYDPVGLDNFKQKYPEGKNGRGSIKYVENVEDALSGANVCFIFTEWGEIKAVNPEAYKKLMRTPLVYDGRNIYETVAMKAAGVEYHSIGRK; translated from the coding sequence ATGTATAAAATCGCAGTAGCAGGGACCGGCTATGTCGGCTTGGTTGCAGGCGTATGTTTTGCCGAAGTCGGTCATCAAGTAACCTGTGTTGATATTGATGAACATAAGGTTGAGATTATGAAGCGAGGGCTCTCCCCCATTTATGAGGCTGGGCTTGAAGAGTTGATGCAAAAAAACTATGCAGCCGGTAGATTGCACTACACCTGTGATTATGCTGCAGCCTATCGGGAGGCAGACGCAATCTTCATTGGTGTAGGAACGCCGGAGCAGCCGGACGGCTCTGCCGACCTTTCCTATATAGCTACAGTTGCAAGGCAGATTGCGGAGAATGTGGACAAAGACTGCCTGGTTGTAGTAAAATCGACAGTTCCTGTCGGAACTAATGATAAAGTAGAACAGTTTATTAGAGATTTCCTGGTTAATGACGTAAAAATAGAGGTGGCATCTAACCCTGAATTTTTGGCGCAAGGTACGGCTGTATATGATACCATGCAGGCAGCGAGAATTATTATAGGGACGGAGAGCAAATGGGCGGAAGCAATGCTTATGAAGATATATGAACCGTTCCAGCTACCGATTGTTTCGGTAAGCAGAAGATCGGCCGAGATGATTAAGTATGCTTCTAATGATTTTCTTGCACTCAAGATTTCTTATATGAATGACATCGCCAACCTTTGTGAGTTGGTGGGTGCCAATGTTCAGGATGTGGCTAAAGGCATGAGCTATGATGAGCGTATTGGCAATAAATTTCTTAATGCCGGTATTGGTTATGGCGGCTCTTGTTTTCCTAAGGACACCAAAGCGCTGGAGTATCTTGCCAGGCAGAATGGCTATGAGCTCAAGACAGTCAAAGCGGCTATTGATGTAAATACGGCTCAGAAGACTATATTATTTAAGAAAGCCAGCCAACGCCTTATTACCTTTAATGGTTTGAAGGTGGCTATTCTAGGACTTACCTTTAAGCCAGGGACTGATGACTTACGGGAAGCGCCGTCGCTTGAAAATGTGCCATTATTGTTATCGCAGGGGGCCGATATTTGGGCGTATGACCCTGTTGGCCTGGATAATTTCAAACAAAAATATCCTGAAGGAAAAAATGGCAGGGGAAGTATAAAGTACGTTGAGAATGTGGAGGACGCGCTTAGTGGTGCTAATGTCTGCTTTATATTTACCGAGTGGGGCGAAATAAAAGCTGTGAACCCTGAGGCATATAAGAAGTTAATGAGAACTCCTTTGGTGTATGATGGCCGAAACATCTATGAAACTGTAGCAATGAAAGCTGCGGGAGTAGAGTATCACTCAATTGGGAGAAAGTAA